In the genome of Caulobacter flavus, the window CCCAGCCGGCCGACCTGCGGATCTTCGGCTCCAGCCTGCAGGTGCTGGCCGACTTCGCTGGCTGGGAAAGCTGGATCAACTACGCCCGCGATCACCAGCGGCTGTTCGAGGCGATCCGCCGCCAGCGCGCCGAGCGCCTCTTTTTCGTCAGCGGCGACACCCACTACGCCGAGGTCAGCAAGCTCGACCTCAACGTCCCCTACCCGATGTGGGACGTCACCTCGTCGGGCCTGACCGAGGTGTGGCCCGTGACCCCGCCCAACGCCCTGCGCGCCTCGACCGTGCTGCGCGAGCGCAATTTCGGCCTGATCACCATCGACTGGTCGCCGCCCGCGCCCAAGGTCACCGTCGAGATCCGCGACGAGAAAGGCCAGGTGCGCATCACCCAGGCGATCGACACGGGCACGCTGCGGATGGCGACGTAGTCGCTACTGCGGCCGCTGCATCAGCCGCTCGGCGCGGCGGCGCATGGCGGCGGCCAGCTGCAGCAGGGCCAGGGCCGAGGCTTCGTCGCGCTCGGCGGCCCGCATCGAATAGACCCTGGCCAGCACCAGAAGCGCCTCGGCGCGGTCCAGCCCCTCGGCGCCGAACATCTCGGCGATGGAGGCGTCGAGCTCGGCCAGCTGATCGTCGGTCAGCAGGTTCAGCAGGTCGTCGTCGGTCAGGTCTTCGGGCGTGGTGCTCATGTCCGCGCACCATAGCGGGAATCGTGGCGTCTAGGCGACCTCGACGGGACGCGGCTCGGCCAGCAGCGGATTGAGCAGGCGCGAAAAGCTGTCGTACGAGAAGGCGCCGGCCT includes:
- a CDS encoding low temperature requirement protein A, which produces MSTTPEDLTDDDLLNLLTDDQLAELDASIAEMFGAEGLDRAEALLVLARVYSMRAAERDEASALALLQLAAAMRRRAERLMQRPQ